Sequence from the Methanobrevibacter sp. TMH8 genome:
ATCATCACGACTATACAAATAGTCATTAAAAATAGTAAGATTAATTAAAGTTAAGGTATTGCCTTCTTCAACGATGAAAACTGGATCATTACCATTACCAAAAATTATCGTATTAGAACTATTACTACCTTTTATAGTAACATTCTTATCAATCGTTATATTGGAATTTCCCGTCCCAGTATAATTTCCCGAATCAAGATTAAGAGTACCACCATTATCCAAAGAATTTAAACCATCATTTATAGTCCCATTACCAGGATTAATAGTAGTATCAACTGCAAAAACACCCTGCATAGAACAAACCACTACTAAAACAGCGACAACTAAAAATACATTCCTCAAAAACCTCAAACTAATTAAATCATCATCAAACTTCAAAATTTATCCCCCCAAACATTAACAAAATATAATAATTATAAAATACTTTTTTATGAATATAATTATTCTTATAATATGAAATAATATATAGACAGAAAAAAAATAAACCCTCACAAGGAATCACGTAGATAGACCATGATAAAATGCTTATTTTAATCCACTAAAAAATTTAGCTGTCTAAAATATAAAATATCTATCTTAATTCACTTATAATAGAATTTACAAAATTTTCTATCAATATCACTAATAATTAAGAAATATTATTACAAAATAGTGAAAAAATTGATTAAACTACCTATAGAAAATTAAAATCATTACAAATCATCTTTATTAACAATAAAAACCTTAGCATTTTACAATAAACAACTTAAGAAGATAATTTTATATTAAAACGACCATTCATTCAAGAAGTCAACTGTAAAAAACCCTTAAATTTTTTCTATTAATCAGATGAAAATTACTCTAAAAAATTAGATAACATTCATTTAATCAATGAAAAAACATTATTAACAAAAATTATGACTATAAAAACTATAAATCTATAGACAATCTAATAATTCACCCCCCCGGATCAACAAAAATATTATTTAACAAAAAAAGAATTAAAAGCAAACAAAATATACTTATAAACTCTTTTTATATTTTTCAAATAATACAACAAAATTTTATATGATATTATTTAAAAATGATAACACTTAAAAAGTTATTATTTTTAATTAACTATTCAATATTTCTATATAATTTCAAAAAAAATTACCCCCACTTTTACAAAATGTCAAATATTTTCTCTTGATTTTGCTACATTAAAATCCGCATTAATGAGCAAAGAAAAAATATCATTACACAATTATAAAATCAAAAATATACAATTACCTTAAAAAGATAATAAGAAATTGTTCCCCCCAAATAGACATAAATATGGTATATATTCTTAATGTAATAATTTTTATCTTCAACATAATAATTTTATGTAATCATGATATATTAATTGGTATATATAAATATTTCTATATAAAAAACATATAACCATACATAATAAATATAAAAATATAGAAAGAATACTGATTATTTAACCATATTAGCCAATTTAAAAGATTTAAAAAGAATAATAATAAAATAGCTATATATTAATAAATATTTTTAAATTTATGTTATTATTCTATTTATTATGATTAATATTTATATCAAAATAATATTGATTTATAAATTCAAAATATATTGTTAGTTTAAAAAATAAAAAATAAAAAATAAAAATTGAAAATTATTAAAAATAAATAAAAAAATAATTATAAGTTATTAAATTATAAAAAATAAAAAAGAATAGTTAAATTAAATTTTAACCCTTTTAAGATTATTATTATAATTAGATTCTCTAACTTTCTTATTATAATTTACATAAATAAACTTATAATACCTTGAATGGGTTTTATATTTAATATAAGGAAGAGTTAAGGTTGCTGAAGTGCCAGCAGGTAATCTATTTCCATACTTTCCAAATTTTTTAGCATTGAACAATACATAACCTTTACCTTTGTTTTTATAACCATACCATACCAATATTCTAAAACCTGATGAAGCAGCATTTCCCTGATTTTTAATAGTGACAATAAGATTATTTCCAGATCTAGAAACTTTAGTGATTGCAAGGTTAGCTAATAAACCTATATATGTTTTTGCTTTAAAACTTACTTTATTATCTTTATAATTTTTCTCAAAACAAGCTTTATTATAATTTACCCAAGCATATTTTGTATATTTTTTATACTTATTATAATTAAAATTAACAATCAATGTTTTTGATTTGCCTGGATTTAATGACGTTATTGTAACGGTTTTATATCTACTTTTTAAGCCTAATCTGAGCTTTGCAGTAGTTGACTTGCCTTTTCCTATATTTTTAACTGTAACTTTATATCTATTACCATATTTTGAAATTTTAGATATTATAAGGTTAGAAGCAGATTTAACATTCACACTAACTGTTTTATTAACATTTGAAACTATATATCCTGGAAATGCTGCACCTAAACCAATATATGTAATAACAATAGGATTTTTACCTAATATAAAACTATTATAATTGAAAGTAGAAACCCCATTTTTTAATTGAGTTGTAACACTCTTATCTTTACTATATTTCCACACTAGATATCCTGAAGCAGGAACACCATTCACCTTGACAGTAACCCTAATTTGAGTATTTTGACCTTCATAAACAGTTGATTTAGAAATACTAACGCTCATAGTAGGTTTTAAAGTCAAATCAAAAGCTTTACGATAATAAACAGTCCCTGTAGGATACTGGTTTGGATCCAAACCATCACTAATTGTTAACTCATAATAATCAAAATAACCAGAATTTCCTGGCCAATCTACAGAGAAAACACCATTTGCATCAGTGACAACAGTATTATCAAAACGACCATCAGGATTAGTTTTATCATTCATTGAACGAAAACTAAAAGAAAAACTTTTATTTACAACAGGATTTCCATCAGAATCTTTTACATTGACAATGAAATGGATAGGTTTTCCATGCTCAACTTTATTATGAGTAACTGTGATTTTGTAATTATTTGTAGAAGAAGAAGTTCTAGATATTTTAGAATTATCTGCACTATTTTTAACAGCTGTTTCATTTGTATTTTTATTATTATCATTTGTATTAGTACCATTAGTATCAGCAGAAAAGACAGCGCCCATACTAGCGAATAATACAAAAATAACGAATAAAATTAATAATATTTTTTTCATAAATTTATCCACCCCCAAATTGACAACTTCAATTAATTATATAATTTTATAATTTTAATTGAAGTCATACTTAAAATAAAATCAAGTAAATTATTTATAATACAATTTTATAAATAAATAACCCCTTAATTTTTTATATTTTAATTTATTTTAATAAATCATTGAAATTAAATTGATTTAATAAAATTTAATGATAATAAAATAAAAATCTCTTTATTACAAAAATTAAATATTTACATAATAGCATATATAATTTTCCGTTAAATCATGTAAAACACTAGTTTTTAGAATAAAATATAAATTAGATATATAATTATTTCAATAATTAATAAAATAGCATTGAATAGTACATAATAATCATTGATAAGGTTAATGAAATATATTAATAATATAAATAAATATTAGACATGTTTATATTATAACTGAAATTTTATAAAAGAGGTTACTAATTCAGATAAAAATTTTATTTTATATAAATAAAAAATAAAATAAAAAAGTTAAAAATAAAGTTAAAATAAAGTTAAATTGATGATAATAATGAACTTAAATGGAAATTAGCCAATTATTAATCAATAGATTCGGCTATCATGACAAAAGATTCGTCTTTCCCTTCAAATGTATTATTAATCTTAAATCCATTATCCTCTGTTATTTTCTTAATTTCTTCTAAAGTATATTTTTTAAAACCATGTTTAGCATATTCTGATTTTTTCAAGTAGTCTTTTGTGTGAAATACATTCATAAAGATTCCATTTGGTTTTAATATACGTTTAATTTCAGAATAACAAGTGTTTATATCATCCCAGAAATATAATGTATTTACAGTATATATTTTATCAAAAAAACCTTCATCAAATGATGTTTTATTTATATTTCCTAAAAATAGTTTTAGATCAC
This genomic interval carries:
- a CDS encoding Ig-like domain-containing protein; this encodes MKKILLILFVIFVLFASMGAVFSADTNGTNTNDNNKNTNETAVKNSADNSKISRTSSSTNNYKITVTHNKVEHGKPIHFIVNVKDSDGNPVVNKSFSFSFRSMNDKTNPDGRFDNTVVTDANGVFSVDWPGNSGYFDYYELTISDGLDPNQYPTGTVYYRKAFDLTLKPTMSVSISKSTVYEGQNTQIRVTVKVNGVPASGYLVWKYSKDKSVTTQLKNGVSTFNYNSFILGKNPIVITYIGLGAAFPGYIVSNVNKTVSVNVKSASNLIISKISKYGNRYKVTVKNIGKGKSTTAKLRLGLKSRYKTVTITSLNPGKSKTLIVNFNYNKYKKYTKYAWVNYNKACFEKNYKDNKVSFKAKTYIGLLANLAITKVSRSGNNLIVTIKNQGNAASSGFRILVWYGYKNKGKGYVLFNAKKFGKYGNRLPAGTSATLTLPYIKYKTHSRYYKFIYVNYNKKVRESNYNNNLKRVKI
- a CDS encoding class I SAM-dependent methyltransferase → MFSKLVELFFRGKFGNLTGFRGKILAKRMNIWNQEQYNLILENIELKTNDIILEFGFGNGYLIKELFKQNIPIKIYGIDISKDMVDEAKIENKDNIENGDLKLFLGNINKTSFDEGFFDKIYTVNTLYFWDDINTCYSEIKRILKPNGIFMNVFHTKDYLKKSEYAKHGFKKYTLEEIKKITEDNGFKINNTFEGKDESFVMIAESID